One genomic region from Longimicrobium sp. encodes:
- a CDS encoding ABC transporter ATP-binding protein, producing the protein MELSIRGVSKTYPNGVRALKDVTLTIPAGMYGLLGPNGAGKSTLMRILATLQEPDEGSVRLGDVDVLEQKDAVRRTLGYLPQEFGVYPKVSAEELLDYFALLKGIGERRARKAVVEALLRQVNLWDVRRQKLGGYSGGMRQRFGVAVALLGSPKLMIVDEPTAGLDPAERVRFLNLLSEVGENSVVLLSTHIVEDVSELCTRMAIIDRGEILLEAEPLGAIGEMRGRIWRSVIEKRALAGLEREHAVISTKLLAGRTVVHVYSDAAPGPGFEPAEPDLEDVYFSTMAGHIGRRRGEPAAAP; encoded by the coding sequence ATGGAACTGAGCATTCGCGGCGTCTCCAAGACGTACCCCAACGGCGTGCGGGCGCTGAAGGACGTGACCCTCACCATTCCCGCGGGGATGTACGGCCTGCTGGGCCCCAACGGCGCCGGCAAGTCCACGCTGATGCGCATCCTGGCCACCCTGCAGGAGCCGGACGAGGGGAGCGTCCGCCTGGGCGACGTCGACGTGCTGGAGCAGAAGGACGCAGTGCGCAGGACCCTGGGCTACCTGCCGCAGGAGTTCGGCGTGTATCCGAAGGTGAGCGCGGAGGAGCTGCTCGACTACTTCGCGCTGCTCAAGGGCATCGGCGAGCGCCGGGCGCGAAAGGCGGTCGTGGAGGCGCTGCTCAGGCAGGTGAACCTGTGGGACGTGCGCAGGCAGAAGCTGGGCGGCTACTCCGGCGGCATGCGGCAGCGCTTCGGCGTGGCCGTGGCGCTGCTCGGCAGCCCGAAGCTGATGATCGTCGACGAGCCGACGGCGGGGCTCGACCCGGCCGAGCGCGTGCGCTTCCTGAACCTGCTCTCCGAGGTGGGCGAGAACAGCGTCGTCCTCCTCTCCACGCACATCGTGGAGGACGTGAGCGAGCTGTGCACGCGGATGGCGATCATCGACCGTGGCGAGATCCTGCTCGAGGCCGAGCCGCTCGGCGCGATCGGGGAGATGAGGGGCCGGATCTGGCGCAGCGTGATCGAGAAGCGCGCGCTGGCGGGGCTTGAGCGGGAGCACGCGGTGATCTCGACCAAGCTCCTCGCCGGGCGCACCGTCGTGCACGTCTATAGCGACGCGGCGCCCGGCCCGGGCTTCGAGCCCGCCGAGCCGGACCTCGAGGACGTCTACTTCAGCACGATGGCGGGGCACATCGGCCGGCGCCGCGGGGAGCCGGCGGCGGCGCCATGA